In Vanacampus margaritifer isolate UIUO_Vmar chromosome 18, RoL_Vmar_1.0, whole genome shotgun sequence, a genomic segment contains:
- the LOC144037980 gene encoding uncharacterized protein LOC144037980 isoform X1, with protein sequence MRHISILLDGDTPTINKCTNSELFHCPFCKYKGAKYMVNNHIEGHSSVKHKVFTMIKCGLSCRTASHFHCCYCAATIINRLQLVRHLETHQEETHEAASIQRSVAPIQRSVAPAQQSVAPAQQSVAPAQQSVAPVQWSVAPAQQSVAPVQQSVAPAQQSVAPAQQSVAPAQQSVAPVQRSVAPAQQSVAPVQQSVAPAQQSVAPAQQFVALAQHSVAPAKQSVAPAQRSGSVAPVQQSVAPAQQFVAPVQQSVAPTKQSVAPAQWSGCVAPVQQSVAPAQQSVTPAQLSVAPSKQSVALAQQSVAPAQRSGSVAPVQQSVAPVQQTVAPAQQFVAPVQQSMAPVQRCVAPAQGSVAPAQQFVAPAQQSVAPAQQSVAPAQCPSAPTQHPLTPSHHPEAPMKHPLAPAQPPDAPMQHPEPPEPIQAPTECSEAPNASSEQKKFMCPHCEVILYKKNFKTHCRRKHGHLFETVSKDKFLACQCVDATRGVFAVEKSFSGPATPIHVVKNVGGATRKIMCEVDQCRLNADFCLSSGMLPFECHHIQSLSYCPRGDGQTVTLPGEALEIMVANKWLGAKCKASLLAWQQNAEAEGAALSVHLTVGGTPSRFHISVYEKKRTRYSRLGRVIASYDAEKNIWLCPCCKTRQSCIHKAVAKWHLFVTKRELFSKALHLPEIAAVQNVYGYPPDDTRIARMLEYLLVNKKLPADLPHALMEQSRDGRTLGSFPKRLVPRETECVDCEHTLCEQVVTSEGKILTSTGVVEGITTYRKSCPNCGMVYRYQEWDEGVHNFDDHIILSLHFCVMVRNALQTHTTISQVIEIIETTENVSFPNKERVLQAYLHFEALTDHQYTYSCASCGHSPAVVVMDFHKKALCTMPVSDVPSPPDNYDGHVDVNHFWNAVTTEIISRGFIPYGRKNPFVVPPSCHRSAPWIGPNTRRSNFVLNSEFEKTRNDEKMNEERLTDDLLNLKAEEIRALCKECGVEDNGGCAVITCPCGVVYSVKFNLPAETPRDFADLLLSWKHFPNVSVCDDAEGLALHADRRQPGIFNPFQGRLLDSTPENVKMASRGQVRVNVPWLRFPKLPADVDGHPVTGSSQHFALHAFRQGRSKDQGEVLRKMELVPELAGVIPSRYAERLFSGTRTNNYFLDPTTPSAHIFLQRNIIHHYNMARNPKNPNPYSVSVAPDVAMQCDITEMELNGQ encoded by the exons atg AGACATATTAGTATACTCTTGGACGGTGATACACCTACCATTAATAAATGCACCAACAGTGAACTTTTCCACTGTCCCTTTTGCAAATACAAGGGTGCAAAATATATGGTTAACAACCATATAGAAGGCCATTCTTCAGTAAAACACAAAG TGTTCACAATGATCAAGTGTGGATTAAGTTGTCGGACGGCATCGCATTTTCATTGTTGCTATTGTGCAGCAACAATTATCAATCGATTACAATTGGTACGACACTTAGAAACACACCAGGAAGAGACGCATGAAGCAGCCTCCATACAGCGGTCTGTGGCCCCCATTCAGCGGTCTGTGGCCCCTGCTCAGCAGTCTGTGGCCCCTGCTCAGCAGTCTGTGGCCCCCGCTCAGCAGTCTGTGGCCCCTGTTCAGTGGTCTGTGGCCCCGGCTCAGCAGTCTGTGGCCCCTGTTCAGCAGTCTGTGGCCCCGGCTCAGCAGTCTGTGGCCCCTGCTCAGCAGTCTGTGGCCCCCGCTCAGCAGTCTGTGGCCCCTGTTCAGCGGTCTGTGGCCCCGGCTCAGCAGTCTGTGGCCCCTGTTCAGCAGTCTGTGGCCCCGGCTCAGCAGTCTGTGGCCCCGGCTCAGCAGTTTGTGGCCCTTGCTCAGCATTCTGTGGCCCCCGCTAAGCAGTCTGTGGCCCCCGCTCAGCGGTCTGGGTCTGTGGCCCCTGTTCAGCAATCTGTGGCCCCTGCTCAGCAGTTTGTGGCCCCTGTTCAGCAGTCTGTGGCCCCCACTAAGCAGTCTGTGGCCCCTGCTCAGTGGTCTGGGTGTGTGGCCCCTGTTCAGCAATCTGTGGCCCCTGCTCAGCAGTCTGTGACCCCTGCTCAGCTGTCTGTGGCCCCCTCTAAGCAGTCTGTGGCCCTTGCTCAGCAGTCTGTGGCCCCTGCTCAGCGGTCTGGGTCTGTGGCCCCTGTTCAGCAATCTGTGGCCCCTGTTCAACAAACTGTGGCCCCTGCTCAGCAGTTTGTGGCCCCTGTTCAGCAGTCTATGGCCCCTGTCCAGCGTTGTGTCGCCCCTGCTCAGGGGTCTGTGGCCCCCGCTCAGCAGTTTGTGGCCCCTGCTCAGCAGTCTGTGGCCCCTGCTCAGCAATCTGTGGCCCCCGCTCAGTGTCCATCAGCCCCCACGCAGCACCCATTGACTCCCTCTCATCACCCAGAGGCCCCCATGAAGCACCCATTGGCCCCTGCTCAGCCCCCAGACGCCCCCATGCAGCACCCAGAGCCCCCAGAACCCATACAGGCTCCTACAGAGTGCTCCGAGGCCCCTAATGCATctagtgaacaaaaaaaattcatgtgtcCTCATTGCGAGgtgattttatacaaaaaaaacttcaaaacccACTGCAGAAGAAAACACGGCCACCTCTTTGAGACGGTGTCAAAGGACAAATTTTTGGCTTGTCAGTGCGTCGACGCTACGCGCGGTGTGTTCGCAGTGGAGAAATCTTTCTCCGGTCCTGCGACACCCATACACGTCGTCAAGAATGTTGGGGGAGCAACACGGAAGATCATGTGTGAGGTGGACCAGTGTCGTCTGAACGCTGATTTTTGTCTAAGTAGCGGGATGTTGCCTTTCGAGTGCCACCACATTCAATCGTTATCGTATTGCCCGCGCGGTGACGGTCAAACTGTGACACTACCGGGCGAGGCTTTGGAAATAATGGTGGCGAATAAATGGCTGGGTGCGAAATGCAAAGCCAGCCTTTTGGCTTGGCAACAAAATGCTGAAGCGGAGGGTGCGGCTCTTTCTGTGCACCTGACTGTGGGCGGAACGCCATCCAGATTTCATATCTctgtttatgaaaaaaagagaactcGTTACAGTCGATTGGGACGAGTGATCGCGTCGTACGACGCCGAGAAAAACATCTGGCTCTGTCCCTGCTGTAAAACCAGACAGTCTTGTATTCACAAAGCTGTTGCGAAATGGCATCTGTTTGTCACAAAGAGAGAGCTATTCAGCAAGGCACTCCATCTTCCCGAGATCGCCGCAGTCCAAAATGTCTACGGTTACCCGCCAGATGACACGCGGATCGCGAGGATGCTCGAGTACCTCCTCGTCAACAAGAAACTCCCGGCAGATTTACCGCACGCTCTCATGGAGCAGTCGAGAGACGGAAGAACGCTGGGCAGCTTTCCTAAGCGTCTCGTCCCCAGAGAAACCGAGTGCGTCGATTGCGAACACACACTTTGCGAGCAAGTCGTAACGTCGGAAGGGAAGATCCTGACGAGCACGGGTGTCGTTGAAG GAATAACAACATACAGGAAATCGTGCCCGAACTGCGGCATGGTTTACAGATACCAGGAGTGGGACGAGGGTGTCCACAACTTTGATGACCACATCATCCTGTCGCTACACTTCTGCGTGATGGTCAGGAACGCACTACAG ACCCATACAACTATCAGCCAAGTGATCGAAATCATCGAGACAACCGAGAATGTGTCCTTTCCAAACAAGGAAAGAGTCCTGCAGGCGTACCTTCACTTCGAGGCCTTAACCGACCACCAATACACGTACAGTTGTGCGTCATGTGGACACAGCCCAGCGGTTGTTGTCATGGACTTTCACAAAAAAGCCCTTTGCACTATGCCAG TGAGTGACGTCCCGAGCCCACCTGATAATTATGACGGTCATGTGGACGTAAACCACTTCTGGAATGCGGTGACCACAGAAATAATCAGTCGGGGATTCATTCCAT ACGGTCGGAAGAACCCTTTTGTCGTGCCCCCGAGCTGCCATCGCTCGGCACCCTGGATCGGCCCGAACACCCGCAGATCAAATTTTGTCTTGAACTCGGAATTTGAAAAAACGCgaaatgatgaaaaaatgaACGAGGAGCGGCTCACGGATGACCTTCTCAACTTGAAG GCCGAGGAGATCCGGGCACTGTGCAAAGAGTGCGGCGTGGAAGACAACG GTGGTTGCGCGGTAATCACTTGCCCATGCGGGGTCGTGTATTCAGTCAAGTTCAACCTTCCAGCAGAGACCCCACGTGACTTTGCGGATCTCTTGCTGTCGTGGAAACACTTCCCCAACGTGTCGGTGTGCGATGACGCCGAGGGGCTGGCACTGCATGCCGACCGCAGGCAGCCGGGAATTTTTAACCCCTTTCAAGGAAGGTTACTGGATTCCACCCCAGAGAACGTTAAGATGGCCTCTCGGGGCCAAGTTCGCGTCAACGTGCCTTGGCTGAGGTTTCCCAAATTGCCAGCTGACGTAGATGGTCACCCTGTCACCGGGTCCTCGCAGCATTTTGCTTTGCATGCTTTCCGCCAGGGAAGAAGCAAAGATCAGGGCGAGGTTCTGAGAAAGATGGAACTTGTGCCGGAACTCGCTGGGGTTATTCCGAGCCGGTATGCGGAGCGGCTGTTTTCAGGCACGAGGACGAATAATTACTTTTTGGATCCGACAACCCCGTCGGCTCATATTTTTCTACAACGGAACATTATCCATCATTACAACATGGCAAGGAACCCAAAAAATCCAAACCCGTACAGCGTAAGCGTTGCTCCAGATGTTGCAATGCAGTGTGACATCACGGAAATGGAATTGAACGGGcaataa
- the LOC144037980 gene encoding uncharacterized protein LOC144037980 isoform X2: MRHISILLDGDTPTINKCTNSELFHCPFCKYKGAKYMVNNHIEGHSSVKHKVFTMIKCGLSCRTASHFHCCYCAATIINRLQLVRHLETHQEETHEAASIQRSVAPIQRSVAPAQQSVAPAQQSVAPAQQSVAPVQWSVAPAQQSVAPVQQSVAPAQQSVAPAQQSVAPAQQSVAPVQRSVAPAQQSVAPVQQSVAPAQQSVAPAQQFVALAQHSVAPAKQSVAPAQRSGSVAPVQQSVAPAQQFVAPVQQSVAPTKQSVAPAQWSGCVAPVQQSVAPAQQSVTPAQLSVAPSKQSVALAQQSVAPAQRSGSVAPVQQSVAPVQQTVAPAQQFVAPVQQSMAPVQRCVAPAQGSVAPAQQFVAPAQQSVAPAQQSVAPAQCPSAPTQHPLTPSHHPEAPMKHPLAPAQPPDAPMQHPEPPEPIQAPTECSEAPNASSEQKKFMCPHCEVILYKKNFKTHCRRKHGHLFETVSKDKFLACQCVDATRGVFAVEKSFSGPATPIHVVKNVGGATRKIMCEVDQCRLNADFCLSSGMLPFECHHIQSLSYCPRGDGQTVTLPGEALEIMVANKWLGAKCKASLLAWQQNAEAEGAALSVHLTVGGTPSRFHISVYEKKRTRYSRLGRVIASYDAEKNIWLCPCCKTRQSCIHKAVAKWHLFVTKRELFSKALHLPEIAAVQNVYGYPPDDTRIARMLEYLLVNKKLPADLPHALMEQSRDGRTLGSFPKRLVPRETECVDCEHTLCEQVVTSEGKILTSTGVVEGITTYRKSCPNCGMVYRYQEWDEGVHNFDDHIILSLHFCVMVRNALQTHTTISQVIEIIETTENVSFPNKERVLQAYLHFEALTDHQYTYSCASCGHSPAVVVMDFHKKALCTMPVSDVPSPPDNYDGHVDVNHFWNAVTTEIISRGFIPCGCAVITCPCGVVYSVKFNLPAETPRDFADLLLSWKHFPNVSVCDDAEGLALHADRRQPGIFNPFQGRLLDSTPENVKMASRGQVRVNVPWLRFPKLPADVDGHPVTGSSQHFALHAFRQGRSKDQGEVLRKMELVPELAGVIPSRYAERLFSGTRTNNYFLDPTTPSAHIFLQRNIIHHYNMARNPKNPNPYSVSVAPDVAMQCDITEMELNGQ, from the exons atg AGACATATTAGTATACTCTTGGACGGTGATACACCTACCATTAATAAATGCACCAACAGTGAACTTTTCCACTGTCCCTTTTGCAAATACAAGGGTGCAAAATATATGGTTAACAACCATATAGAAGGCCATTCTTCAGTAAAACACAAAG TGTTCACAATGATCAAGTGTGGATTAAGTTGTCGGACGGCATCGCATTTTCATTGTTGCTATTGTGCAGCAACAATTATCAATCGATTACAATTGGTACGACACTTAGAAACACACCAGGAAGAGACGCATGAAGCAGCCTCCATACAGCGGTCTGTGGCCCCCATTCAGCGGTCTGTGGCCCCTGCTCAGCAGTCTGTGGCCCCTGCTCAGCAGTCTGTGGCCCCCGCTCAGCAGTCTGTGGCCCCTGTTCAGTGGTCTGTGGCCCCGGCTCAGCAGTCTGTGGCCCCTGTTCAGCAGTCTGTGGCCCCGGCTCAGCAGTCTGTGGCCCCTGCTCAGCAGTCTGTGGCCCCCGCTCAGCAGTCTGTGGCCCCTGTTCAGCGGTCTGTGGCCCCGGCTCAGCAGTCTGTGGCCCCTGTTCAGCAGTCTGTGGCCCCGGCTCAGCAGTCTGTGGCCCCGGCTCAGCAGTTTGTGGCCCTTGCTCAGCATTCTGTGGCCCCCGCTAAGCAGTCTGTGGCCCCCGCTCAGCGGTCTGGGTCTGTGGCCCCTGTTCAGCAATCTGTGGCCCCTGCTCAGCAGTTTGTGGCCCCTGTTCAGCAGTCTGTGGCCCCCACTAAGCAGTCTGTGGCCCCTGCTCAGTGGTCTGGGTGTGTGGCCCCTGTTCAGCAATCTGTGGCCCCTGCTCAGCAGTCTGTGACCCCTGCTCAGCTGTCTGTGGCCCCCTCTAAGCAGTCTGTGGCCCTTGCTCAGCAGTCTGTGGCCCCTGCTCAGCGGTCTGGGTCTGTGGCCCCTGTTCAGCAATCTGTGGCCCCTGTTCAACAAACTGTGGCCCCTGCTCAGCAGTTTGTGGCCCCTGTTCAGCAGTCTATGGCCCCTGTCCAGCGTTGTGTCGCCCCTGCTCAGGGGTCTGTGGCCCCCGCTCAGCAGTTTGTGGCCCCTGCTCAGCAGTCTGTGGCCCCTGCTCAGCAATCTGTGGCCCCCGCTCAGTGTCCATCAGCCCCCACGCAGCACCCATTGACTCCCTCTCATCACCCAGAGGCCCCCATGAAGCACCCATTGGCCCCTGCTCAGCCCCCAGACGCCCCCATGCAGCACCCAGAGCCCCCAGAACCCATACAGGCTCCTACAGAGTGCTCCGAGGCCCCTAATGCATctagtgaacaaaaaaaattcatgtgtcCTCATTGCGAGgtgattttatacaaaaaaaacttcaaaacccACTGCAGAAGAAAACACGGCCACCTCTTTGAGACGGTGTCAAAGGACAAATTTTTGGCTTGTCAGTGCGTCGACGCTACGCGCGGTGTGTTCGCAGTGGAGAAATCTTTCTCCGGTCCTGCGACACCCATACACGTCGTCAAGAATGTTGGGGGAGCAACACGGAAGATCATGTGTGAGGTGGACCAGTGTCGTCTGAACGCTGATTTTTGTCTAAGTAGCGGGATGTTGCCTTTCGAGTGCCACCACATTCAATCGTTATCGTATTGCCCGCGCGGTGACGGTCAAACTGTGACACTACCGGGCGAGGCTTTGGAAATAATGGTGGCGAATAAATGGCTGGGTGCGAAATGCAAAGCCAGCCTTTTGGCTTGGCAACAAAATGCTGAAGCGGAGGGTGCGGCTCTTTCTGTGCACCTGACTGTGGGCGGAACGCCATCCAGATTTCATATCTctgtttatgaaaaaaagagaactcGTTACAGTCGATTGGGACGAGTGATCGCGTCGTACGACGCCGAGAAAAACATCTGGCTCTGTCCCTGCTGTAAAACCAGACAGTCTTGTATTCACAAAGCTGTTGCGAAATGGCATCTGTTTGTCACAAAGAGAGAGCTATTCAGCAAGGCACTCCATCTTCCCGAGATCGCCGCAGTCCAAAATGTCTACGGTTACCCGCCAGATGACACGCGGATCGCGAGGATGCTCGAGTACCTCCTCGTCAACAAGAAACTCCCGGCAGATTTACCGCACGCTCTCATGGAGCAGTCGAGAGACGGAAGAACGCTGGGCAGCTTTCCTAAGCGTCTCGTCCCCAGAGAAACCGAGTGCGTCGATTGCGAACACACACTTTGCGAGCAAGTCGTAACGTCGGAAGGGAAGATCCTGACGAGCACGGGTGTCGTTGAAG GAATAACAACATACAGGAAATCGTGCCCGAACTGCGGCATGGTTTACAGATACCAGGAGTGGGACGAGGGTGTCCACAACTTTGATGACCACATCATCCTGTCGCTACACTTCTGCGTGATGGTCAGGAACGCACTACAG ACCCATACAACTATCAGCCAAGTGATCGAAATCATCGAGACAACCGAGAATGTGTCCTTTCCAAACAAGGAAAGAGTCCTGCAGGCGTACCTTCACTTCGAGGCCTTAACCGACCACCAATACACGTACAGTTGTGCGTCATGTGGACACAGCCCAGCGGTTGTTGTCATGGACTTTCACAAAAAAGCCCTTTGCACTATGCCAG TGAGTGACGTCCCGAGCCCACCTGATAATTATGACGGTCATGTGGACGTAAACCACTTCTGGAATGCGGTGACCACAGAAATAATCAGTCGGGGATTCATTCCAT GTGGTTGCGCGGTAATCACTTGCCCATGCGGGGTCGTGTATTCAGTCAAGTTCAACCTTCCAGCAGAGACCCCACGTGACTTTGCGGATCTCTTGCTGTCGTGGAAACACTTCCCCAACGTGTCGGTGTGCGATGACGCCGAGGGGCTGGCACTGCATGCCGACCGCAGGCAGCCGGGAATTTTTAACCCCTTTCAAGGAAGGTTACTGGATTCCACCCCAGAGAACGTTAAGATGGCCTCTCGGGGCCAAGTTCGCGTCAACGTGCCTTGGCTGAGGTTTCCCAAATTGCCAGCTGACGTAGATGGTCACCCTGTCACCGGGTCCTCGCAGCATTTTGCTTTGCATGCTTTCCGCCAGGGAAGAAGCAAAGATCAGGGCGAGGTTCTGAGAAAGATGGAACTTGTGCCGGAACTCGCTGGGGTTATTCCGAGCCGGTATGCGGAGCGGCTGTTTTCAGGCACGAGGACGAATAATTACTTTTTGGATCCGACAACCCCGTCGGCTCATATTTTTCTACAACGGAACATTATCCATCATTACAACATGGCAAGGAACCCAAAAAATCCAAACCCGTACAGCGTAAGCGTTGCTCCAGATGTTGCAATGCAGTGTGACATCACGGAAATGGAATTGAACGGGcaataa
- the LOC144037980 gene encoding HMG domain-containing protein 3-like isoform X3: MRHISILLDGDTPTINKCTNSELFHCPFCKYKGAKYMVNNHIEGHSSVKHKDDTRIARMLEYLLVNKKLPADLPHALMEQSRDGRTLGSFPKRLVPRETECVDCEHTLCEQVVTSEGKILTSTGVVEGITTYRKSCPNCGMVYRYQEWDEGVHNFDDHIILSLHFCVMVRNALQTHTTISQVIEIIETTENVSFPNKERVLQAYLHFEALTDHQYTYSCASCGHSPAVVVMDFHKKALCTMPVSDVPSPPDNYDGHVDVNHFWNAVTTEIISRGFIPYGRKNPFVVPPSCHRSAPWIGPNTRRSNFVLNSEFEKTRNDEKMNEERLTDDLLNLKAEEIRALCKECGVEDNGGCAVITCPCGVVYSVKFNLPAETPRDFADLLLSWKHFPNVSVCDDAEGLALHADRRQPGIFNPFQGRLLDSTPENVKMASRGQVRVNVPWLRFPKLPADVDGHPVTGSSQHFALHAFRQGRSKDQGEVLRKMELVPELAGVIPSRYAERLFSGTRTNNYFLDPTTPSAHIFLQRNIIHHYNMARNPKNPNPYSVSVAPDVAMQCDITEMELNGQ, translated from the exons atg AGACATATTAGTATACTCTTGGACGGTGATACACCTACCATTAATAAATGCACCAACAGTGAACTTTTCCACTGTCCCTTTTGCAAATACAAGGGTGCAAAATATATGGTTAACAACCATATAGAAGGCCATTCTTCAGTAAAACACAAAG ATGACACGCGGATCGCGAGGATGCTCGAGTACCTCCTCGTCAACAAGAAACTCCCGGCAGATTTACCGCACGCTCTCATGGAGCAGTCGAGAGACGGAAGAACGCTGGGCAGCTTTCCTAAGCGTCTCGTCCCCAGAGAAACCGAGTGCGTCGATTGCGAACACACACTTTGCGAGCAAGTCGTAACGTCGGAAGGGAAGATCCTGACGAGCACGGGTGTCGTTGAAG GAATAACAACATACAGGAAATCGTGCCCGAACTGCGGCATGGTTTACAGATACCAGGAGTGGGACGAGGGTGTCCACAACTTTGATGACCACATCATCCTGTCGCTACACTTCTGCGTGATGGTCAGGAACGCACTACAG ACCCATACAACTATCAGCCAAGTGATCGAAATCATCGAGACAACCGAGAATGTGTCCTTTCCAAACAAGGAAAGAGTCCTGCAGGCGTACCTTCACTTCGAGGCCTTAACCGACCACCAATACACGTACAGTTGTGCGTCATGTGGACACAGCCCAGCGGTTGTTGTCATGGACTTTCACAAAAAAGCCCTTTGCACTATGCCAG TGAGTGACGTCCCGAGCCCACCTGATAATTATGACGGTCATGTGGACGTAAACCACTTCTGGAATGCGGTGACCACAGAAATAATCAGTCGGGGATTCATTCCAT ACGGTCGGAAGAACCCTTTTGTCGTGCCCCCGAGCTGCCATCGCTCGGCACCCTGGATCGGCCCGAACACCCGCAGATCAAATTTTGTCTTGAACTCGGAATTTGAAAAAACGCgaaatgatgaaaaaatgaACGAGGAGCGGCTCACGGATGACCTTCTCAACTTGAAG GCCGAGGAGATCCGGGCACTGTGCAAAGAGTGCGGCGTGGAAGACAACG GTGGTTGCGCGGTAATCACTTGCCCATGCGGGGTCGTGTATTCAGTCAAGTTCAACCTTCCAGCAGAGACCCCACGTGACTTTGCGGATCTCTTGCTGTCGTGGAAACACTTCCCCAACGTGTCGGTGTGCGATGACGCCGAGGGGCTGGCACTGCATGCCGACCGCAGGCAGCCGGGAATTTTTAACCCCTTTCAAGGAAGGTTACTGGATTCCACCCCAGAGAACGTTAAGATGGCCTCTCGGGGCCAAGTTCGCGTCAACGTGCCTTGGCTGAGGTTTCCCAAATTGCCAGCTGACGTAGATGGTCACCCTGTCACCGGGTCCTCGCAGCATTTTGCTTTGCATGCTTTCCGCCAGGGAAGAAGCAAAGATCAGGGCGAGGTTCTGAGAAAGATGGAACTTGTGCCGGAACTCGCTGGGGTTATTCCGAGCCGGTATGCGGAGCGGCTGTTTTCAGGCACGAGGACGAATAATTACTTTTTGGATCCGACAACCCCGTCGGCTCATATTTTTCTACAACGGAACATTATCCATCATTACAACATGGCAAGGAACCCAAAAAATCCAAACCCGTACAGCGTAAGCGTTGCTCCAGATGTTGCAATGCAGTGTGACATCACGGAAATGGAATTGAACGGGcaataa